From Juglans regia cultivar Chandler chromosome 6, Walnut 2.0, whole genome shotgun sequence, the proteins below share one genomic window:
- the LOC118348615 gene encoding uncharacterized protein LOC118348615, with amino-acid sequence MADPAKTNKVRFEQLEGAVLELRRGMQTMQETSVTTQTLLQELASRSSVRTSHRRRKGSNHHSPKASPPSSPRSTSSRSFTTGESDKGESDDSRFSQASATGTEDGPTAAPDRTLRMHFRVKLDFPRFAGEDPIVWLDRAKQYFATQEIQGRKKVLLASYHLEGEANQWWQWYNRSHDGKTISWHKFEKGILRRFGPTDFEDYDEALSKIKQQGTFRDYQQEFERWANRVTGWPKKALLGAFMGGLKDDIATEVRMFRPKGLKSAIDLAKRQDEKLQRLRKSSSSVPSNTRRMGVPGPTNSTAPLPAAKPLPVNAMKRLTFDEMRIRREKNLCFNCDEKFIPRHRCLAQSCFIEADTPLVVEEIYEEETLPPETPSDPLISLHALSGSLGNRTMRVRAMVNKQEINALIDGGSSHNFINQAVVNRLNLAVTPITPFYVRVASGEKLACQAKYERVPICIQGFSFETTLFALPIRGLDLVLGYQWLEGLGCVVHDYARRSMEFTVNACKFVIQAEPIGPSLVVDVNSLMQEWRHGAELFCLAAIESDSALPVDFTTNLALDIRAILLEHQQVLSTPKALPPSRRFDHRILLKNESAPINVAPYRYAHFQKNEIERQVEEMLSTGLIRPSTSPFSSPVLLVKKKDGTWRFCTDYRALNEATIKDRFPIPTIEDMLDELFGATYFSKLDLRAGYHQIRVHPNDIHKTAFRTHHGHFEYLVMPFGLCNAPSTFQAAMNSIFKVHLRHFILVFFDDILIFSKSWPDHLLHLRTTLGILDEHSFYIKPSKCIFGQQEVEYLGHIITSAGVRVDSRKVDAMLRWPQPKTITALRGFLGLTGYYRKFVRNYGLIARPLT; translated from the coding sequence ATGGCTGATCCCGCAAAGACGAATAAGGTTCGTTTTGAGCAACTCGAAGGAGCTGTGTTGGAATTACGCCGCGGTATGCAAACCATGCAGGAGACTAGCGTGACCACCCAGACTCTTCTCCAAGAGTTGGCTTCCCGCTCCTCGGTTCGGACTTCACATCGTCGCCGTAAGGGGTCGAACCACCACTCACCCAAGGCTAGTCCACCATCATCCCCACGTTCTACTAGTTCCCGGAGTTTCACCACTGGCGAATCCGATAAAGGCGAGAGCGACGATTCCCGTTTCTCTCAAGCGTCAGCGACAGGAACTGAAGATGGTCCTACCGCAGCTCCAGACAGGACTTTACGCATGCATTTTCGCGTGAAGCTTGATTTTCCTCGTTTTGCAGGTGAGGACCCCATTGTCTGGCTTGACCGAGCTAAACAATATTTTGCAACTCAGGAAATTCAGGGCAGGAAGAAGGTGCTGCTCGCTTCCTACCATCTTGAGGGTGAAGCAaaccaatggtggcaatggTATAACCGGTCTCATGACGGGAAGACTATCTCGTGGCATAAGTTTGAGAAAGGCATTTTGCGCCGCTTTGGACCTACGGACTTCGAAGACTATGACGAGGCGCTTAGCAAAATTAAACAGCAGGGCACTTTCCGTGACTATCAACAAGAATTCGAACGCTGGGCTAACCGAGTGACTGGCTGGCCAAAGAAAGCATTGTTAGGTGCTTTTATGGGCGGATTGAAGGACGACATTGCAACTGAGGTTCGCATGTTTCGGCCTAAAGGATTGAAGAGTGCTATCGACCTAGCCAAACGTCAGGATGAGAAACTACAGAGGCTCCGCAAATCGTCTAGCAGTGTTCCCTCCAACACTAGACGTATGGGCGTGCCTGGCCCCACCAACTCCACTGCTCCGTTGCCCGCTGCTAAGCCTTTACCTGTTAATGCCATGAAACGCTTAACATTCGACGAGATGCGAATTCGACGCGAGAAAAACCTCTGTTTTAACTGCGACGAGAAGTTTATTCCTAGGCATCGCTGTCTGGCTCAGTCATGCTTCATCGAAGCTGATACTCCACTTGTCGTGGAAGAGATTTATGAGGAAGAAACGTTGCCTCCTGAAACGCCATCAGACCCCCTTATTTCTCTCCATGCACTGTCAGGCAGTCTGGGCAATCGCACTATGCGAGTCCGCGCCATGGTTAACAAGCAGGAAATTAATGCTTTGATCGACGGAGGGTCTAgccataattttattaatcaagcaGTGGTCAATCGCTTAAATCTCGCAGTTACACCTATCACTCCATTTTACGTCCGAGTTGCTAGTGGGGAAAAACTCGCTTGTCAAGCTAAGTATGAGAGGGTACCTATATGCATTCAAGGATTTTCTTTCGAGACAACGTTATTTGCCTTACCTATTCGGGGTTTGGATCTCGTTCTGGGCTATCAATGGCTGGAAGGCTTGGGATGTGTGGTTCATGATTATGCCCGTCGCTCAATGGAATTCACTGTGAACGCTTGCAAATTCGTTATTCAGGCCGAACCAATAGGTCCTTCTTTAGTTGTTGACGTTAACTCTTTGATGCAGGAATGGAGGCACGGCGCCGAATTATTTTGCTTGGCGGCGATTGAGAGCGATTCCGCACTTCCAGTAGATTTCACTACAAATTTAGCCCTTGATATTCGGGCTATTTTATTGGAACATCAGCAGGTGTTATCCACTCCGAAGGCATTACCGCCCTCACGAAGGTTTGACCATCGCATTTTGCTGAAGAATGAATCCGCACCTATCAATGTAGCGCCTTACCGATATGCCCactttcaaaaaaatgaaattgaacgCCAAGTAGAGGAGATGTTATCGACAGGATTGATCCGTCCCAGTACTAGTCCCTTCTCATCGCCAGTTTtgttggttaaaaaaaaagatggtacTTGGCGCTTTTGTACTGATTATCGCGCCTTGAATGAGGCTACTATCAAAGACAGATTTCCAATTCCTACTATCGAAGATATGCTCGATGAATTATTTGGCGCAACATACTTTTCTAAATTGGATCTTAGGGCGGGTTACCACCAAATTCGCGTTCATCCGAATGATATCCATAAGACGGCATTCCGCACGCACCATGGACACTTTGAGTATTTGGTGATGCCTTTCGGACTGTGCAACGCGCCATCGACATTTCAGGCGGCAATGAACTCTATTTTTAAGGTGCATTTACGTCACtttattcttgtattttttgatgatattttgattttcagtAAATCTTGGCCGGATCATCTATTACATCTGCGGACTACTCTGGGAATATTGGACGAGCATTCCTTTTACATCAAACCATCCAAGTGTATTTTCGGCCAACAGGAGGTGGAATACCTCGGCCATATTATTACTTCGGCAGGCGTACGGGTCGACTCTCGTAAAGTGGATGCTATGCTTCGTTGGCCTCAACCCAAAACTATCACTGCACTACGGGGGTTCCTTGGTCTCACTGGGTATTACCGCAAATTCGTGCGAAACTACGGCCTCATTGCACGTCCATTAACCTAG